The following proteins are encoded in a genomic region of Oncorhynchus masou masou isolate Uvic2021 chromosome 19, UVic_Omas_1.1, whole genome shotgun sequence:
- the LOC135506051 gene encoding myristoylated alanine-rich C-kinase substrate-like, producing MGAQFSKTAANGETAVEKPGEAAASPTKTNGQENGHVKVNGDASPAAAEAGKGVQANGSTTAEEAPKAEAAPVEVVAVDGVKTENAETVSPAAEGEAAKPEGATASTSNETPKKKKKRFSFKKSFKLSGFSFKKTKKETGDGAEGEEAAASTEEAKAETAEAPEVTAEGGEAKPAEGEAAPAAAVEEEAKEAASPAEAKPEEAAAAPAEEARVAQATEEPKAEEKPAEPAAAEEAPISEEAAPATEAASSPEAPVTAEAAVE from the exons ATGGGAGCGCAATTCTCCAAGACAGCTGCAAATGGCGAAACCGCGGTTGAAAAGCCTGGAGAGGCTGCCGCTTCACCAACCAAGACCAATGGACAG GAAAATGGCCATGTGAAAGTGAATGGGGATGCCTCTCCTGCAGCTGCCGAGGCAGGCAAAGGGGTGCAGGCCAATGGCAGCACCACAGCTGAGGAGGCTCCAAAAGCGGAGGCTGCGCCTGTAGAGGTGGTGGCAGTAGATGGGGTGAAGACAGAGAATGCAGAGACTGTGTCTCCAGCAGCTGAGGGTGAGGCCGCCAAGCCGGAGGGAGCCACGGCTTCAACCAGCAACGAGACccccaaaaagaagaagaagcgcTTCTCATTCAAAAAGTCCTTCAAGCTCAGTGGCTTCTCCTTCAAGAAAACCAAAAAGGAGACTGGCGATGGGGCAGAGGGTGAGGAGGCTGCTGCGTCCACTGAGGAGGCCAAGGCTGAGACAGCCGAGGCCCCAGAGGTCACGGCAGAGGGTGGGGAGGCCAAGCCTGctgagggagaggctgcacctgctgctgctgttgaggAGGAGGCCAAGGAAGCAGCTAGCCCTGCAGAGGCTAAGCCTGAGGAAGCAGCAGCAGCCCCCGCTGAGGAGGCCAGGGTAGCCCAAGCCACTGAGGAGCCAAAGGCAGAAGAAAAGCCAGCTGAGCCTGCTGCTGCAGAGGAAGCACCCATCTCGGAGGAGGCTGCACCTGCAACAGAGGCTGCATCCAGTCCAGAAGCCCCCGTTACTGCAGAGGCCGCTGTTGAGTAA